One window from the genome of Corvus moneduloides isolate bCorMon1 chromosome 9, bCorMon1.pri, whole genome shotgun sequence encodes:
- the FASLG gene encoding tumor necrosis factor ligand superfamily member 6, with amino-acid sequence MQPCQGKAGAVPRAQAGPSPAGFGCHREERTRHVQPIPLPAMQQNLNYVYPQIFWVDGCADAGASCSPAPPVGPFPPPVPDRRRKPRNNRGRRSVGFLVMFLLILVAFTGVGLCMFKIFHLEKELDELRESASAEHIPPASEKLTGQKEQSLQKEARKAAHLTGNPAQRDLPLEWEPISGHAYTSGVQYHNRGLVINEPGLYFVYSNVLFRSSACDSQVLSHVVYKRNPNSPGSLVLMEDKGINYCTGQRMWARNSYLGALFKLRKMDSLHVNVSKIALVNFEESKTFFGLFKL; translated from the exons ATGCAGCCGTGCCAGGGCaaagctggggctgtccccagggctcaggCTGGGCCAAGCCCGGCAGGTTTCGGGTGCCACAGGGAAGAGCGCACCAGGCATGTCCAGCCCATCCCGCTCCCGGCCATGCAGCAGAACTTGAACTACGTGTACCCCCAGATCTTTTGGGTGGACGGCTGTGCTGATGCAGGTGCTTCCTGCTCCCCGGCACCCCCCGTGGGTCCTTTCCCACCACCGGTACCCGACCGGAGGAGAAAGCCACGGAACAACAGGGGAAGGAGAAGCGTCGGCTTCCTCGTGATGTTCTTGCTGATCCTGGTGGCCTTCACTGGAGTGGGGCTGTGCATGTTTAAGATttttcacctggagaaggaaCTGGATGAACTCAGAGAG TCTGCCAGCGCTGAGCACATCCCTCCAGCTTCAGAGAAACTCACGG GGCAGAAGGAGCAGTCACTGCAAAAGGAAGCGAGGAAGGCAGCCCATCTAACAg GGAACCCAGCCCAGCGGGACCTCCCTCTGGAGTGGGAGCCCATCTCTGGCCATGCCTACACCAGTGGTGTCCAGTACCACAACCGGGGGCTGGTCATCAACGAGCCCGGGCTGTACTTTGTGTACTCCAATGTCCTCTTCCGCAGCAGCGCCTGTGACAGCCAGGTCCTGTCCCACGTCGTGTACAAGAGAAACCCAAACTCTCCGGGCAGCCTCGTGCTCATGGAGGACAAAGGCATCAACTACTGCACAGGGCAGAGGATGTGGGCCCGGAACAGCTACCTGGGGGCTCTCTTCAAGCTCAGGAAGATGGACAGTTTGCATGTCAACGTCTCCAAAATCGCTCTGGTTAATTTTGAGGAATCCAAGACTTTCTTCGGCTTGTTTAAGCTTTGA